DNA from Thermoanaerobacter uzonensis DSM 18761:
TTTTTCTTCTTCTAAAATTTCTTTGCCAATTTTTATCTTTTCCCTCTTAATCTTTGCATTATTACACAATGCCCCTATCTCCAACATCTTTCTAAAAGCACTTTTCTCTTTATTTATTATTTTAGTAAATTCTTTACTTTTGTCACCTTTTACTTCAAAAACTTCTTCATCACAAAACACTTTTGTCACAGCCATTTTATTCTCTGTCAAAGTACCTGTCTTGTCCGTACATATTACATTAGTGCATCCTAATGTTTCAACAGCAGGTAATTTTCTTATTAATGCATTCCTTTTAAGCATCCTTTGTACCCCTATAGCCAAAGAAACTGTAACAACAGCAGGAAGTCCCTCAGGAATAGCTGCAACTGCAAGGCTTACACCTGATAAAAACATATAATACAAAGACTCGCCTCTTATTATTCCTAATACTATTACAATACCGCATATAGCAAGAGCTCCTGCTACTAATACTTTCCCAAGTTTATTGAGTCTTTTTTGTAATGGTGTTTCATTCCCTTCAATATCTTTAATCATTCCTGCAATTTTTCCCATCTCTGTTTGCATACCTGTAGCAGTTACAATAGCTTTCCCTCTTCCTTTCGTAACAATCGTACCCATATAAATTACACTACTATTAGATACTGCCACTCTTTTTATATTGTTTACAGCTTCCTTGTAAACAGGAACTGACTCACCAGTCAAAATTGATTCATCTACTTCTAAATTATGACTTTCTATCAAAACAGCATCTGCTGGAACTTTATCTCCCGCCTCCAAAATTATAATATCATCTATTACAATCTGAGAAGCCTCTATCTCTTTTTGTTCTCCATCCCTTAAAACTTTTGCAACAGGCGCTGCAAGTTTTTTTAAAGCTTCCAAAGATTGCTCTGTTCTATATTCCTGGATAAATCCTAATACAGCATTTAAAATGACGATTATCGTTATTGTCAAAGCATCCGCTAATTCTCCCATCAAAGCAGAAATTAAAGTTGCTGCTAATAAAACCATCACCATAAAATCTTGAAACTGATTTAAAAACATTTGCAAAGGACTAACATTGTGACCTTCCTCCAATATATTCGGCCCATATTTCAATAACCTTTTTTGCGCTTCTTGACTATTTAAGCCGGTAAAGTCAGTTTTATTAAAATAATAAATCGTTTGTTGCATTTGTTTCTTACTGTAAGACATCCCAATCCCCTTTCTTAAACTTTTTGCTCTCTAAATAAAATATGAGGGCATTTTAAAAAACATGCCCTCATTCTTTTAAACTTTGCCATCCATCTCTTGCAAGATTAACTATTAAATTATGTCGAGATTTGTCAGGATGATTTATGACCTTATTATACCATTTTAGTGCCTCTTCTTTATTGCCTAACATTCTATTAAGCTCTGCTATCATGTATATAAGAAGTATTTCTTCTTCATATATATCCGAACCACTATAGGCTTTTATATAAGAATCTAATGCATATTTCAAATATTTCTCCTCATTTACCCTATCACTTAAAATCCTATATAACCAAGCAATTCTAAGACAAGTTTTTGCAAAAACTATGGGTTTATCTTCTTTTATCTGGGAACAATATAAAGCCAATAAGTAGGCTTCTAACGCTTTTTGAGGTGTTCTTTCACCTGAAAATTCTCTTTTAACCCACTTAGCCGTTACCAGTGATAAGATTTTTTCCTTTTTGTCATTAGTTATTCTGTCAAATTCAGATTCCAAAGCAGCATATCCACAATTGGGACATACAATAACCTCATAAAAAAATGGGTTAATACCATCTTTATATTTAGTATAAAAATCTCTTTCTCTTTCTTCCACCTTCAATTGTGAAGTTCTTACTTTGGTATATGTAAACTCTTTTTTACATACTGGGCATACAATTTTTTTATTGTACAAATATTTGTTCCCCAATATTACACCTCCGTCCAGCATTAGTCCTATTAAATATTTTAACATACTCATCTACATTTTTCGACATCCTGTAGATAAAAATTAGCTACCTCAAAAATTGAAATTATTTGTGATTTATTATTCCATATGTAAGGCCAATAAGCATAATAATGCCTCCATAACCAGCAATAGGGTATAAATAATGAACAAGTTTAGCAAAACCAAACCTACTAGCTACAAGGGCTATTCCCCCAGAGGCAACAGCAAAAATCTTATATTTCACTGATCCAACTTCTGTAAACCTTGCCGCAAACCCATATAGATTTCCAACAGCCGTAGTATATATTTCTGCAATCAAAATAAAACTGTATACAAACTTCAAAACCGGTGAAATCTTGCCAGCAACATAAAGCATGGGTATCTCATATAAAGAAGCAGTAGGCATATTTATAAGAATTGTAAAAAATATCAAAAACGCCCCTAATCCTAATCCCATTCCTCCTAATACAGCCCCCCATCTTATCTTTGACCTGTCGTTGGTTTTATGTCCAAGAGGAGCAAGAATAGCAACTGCCATCAAAAGATTATAGGAAGCATAAAGTATTCCTGATAGAGCAAAATTTTTTACTGCAGCTTTAAAAGGAAAGTCAGCAGTTGTTATAACCGTAATGTCTGGTCCATAAAAAAGGGAAAAAATACTCACAATAATTACGGCAAGCAAGAGCAAAGGTACGACAAAAGAAATGGCAGAAATAACTCCTCCAATTCCTGTTAATACTGTTACAACCGATAATACTGCCATTACTACACCACCAAAAGCAGAAGAAAGCCCAAATTGCTCTTCAAAAATTGCCCCACAACCAGCTATCATTGCAGATAGTGCTCCAAACAAAAAAAATGTAACTACTAAATCTATCACCCCTCCAAATAAAGGTCCCCCAGCCTTCATAATGACCTTTTTATAGGAGGAGGCATTAAGCCTGTTACCTAATCGCAAAATTACATACCCATAAAACACAAACATAAAAATAGCAATTAAAAGCCCTATTATTCCGTTAATTCCATGGTATACAAAAAATTGCAATATTTCTTGTCCCGAAGCAAATCCCGCTCCTACTACCGTTCCTATATAAGTTGCAGCAACTTTAAAAGCCGAAATCTCTTTTCTAATCAAAAAAATCCCGCCTTTCTTTCTATTTTAAATATATTTTTGGCGGGAGAAAAAATATTATTCTTTTTTAGACATTTTGCTCTTCTCCACTATCAATATTCACAGAAACCGATAATACCTCCACTGAACATATCAGGATATTTTAAAAGTGAAGACAACGACAACTTATTGTGTAATTGTAACTGCAG
Protein-coding regions in this window:
- a CDS encoding DUF2225 domain-containing protein, which translates into the protein MSMLKYLIGLMLDGGVILGNKYLYNKKIVCPVCKKEFTYTKVRTSQLKVEERERDFYTKYKDGINPFFYEVIVCPNCGYAALESEFDRITNDKKEKILSLVTAKWVKREFSGERTPQKALEAYLLALYCSQIKEDKPIVFAKTCLRIAWLYRILSDRVNEEKYLKYALDSYIKAYSGSDIYEEEILLIYMIAELNRMLGNKEEALKWYNKVINHPDKSRHNLIVNLARDGWQSLKE
- a CDS encoding YkvI family membrane protein, with the protein product MIRKEISAFKVAATYIGTVVGAGFASGQEILQFFVYHGINGIIGLLIAIFMFVFYGYVILRLGNRLNASSYKKVIMKAGGPLFGGVIDLVVTFFLFGALSAMIAGCGAIFEEQFGLSSAFGGVVMAVLSVVTVLTGIGGVISAISFVVPLLLLAVIIVSIFSLFYGPDITVITTADFPFKAAVKNFALSGILYASYNLLMAVAILAPLGHKTNDRSKIRWGAVLGGMGLGLGAFLIFFTILINMPTASLYEIPMLYVAGKISPVLKFVYSFILIAEIYTTAVGNLYGFAARFTEVGSVKYKIFAVASGGIALVASRFGFAKLVHYLYPIAGYGGIIMLIGLTYGIINHK